In a genomic window of Nostoc sp. UHCC 0870:
- a CDS encoding heavy metal translocating P-type ATPase: MLYPQRFNQFTTEHSDTLAALLCGVLLFLGWFALHLGWLGWALLLLPAAYVIGGYDSAREGLTTLIKEKELDVDLLMIVAAVGAASLGLWRREYHLIIDGAILILIFAISGALEGYAMRRTERSIRSLMSLTPDTARVLQQGEEATIPISQLQVGDEIVVKPGELIPTDGIIVSGYSTINQAAITGESLPIEKTVGEEVFAGTINGYGALQLKLHKPAASSLIQRVIRLVEQAQTEAPPSQEFIEKFERGYAKVIVIAGVLLATLPPFVWGWDWETTIYRALTFLVVASPCALMAAIMPTLLSGIANGARQGILFKNGAQLEKIGKVRAIAFDKTGTLTTGQVQVSQVLTTSKYTEQDVLIAAAALESSSEHPIGQAITQAASNLDWVRAIEVQAIPGQGIFGTVNNQQIIVGNGAFVQQYVVQLPGELLEKVASLEQEGNTVVWVAQNPAPLMEGFLEVMGAIALADTIRAEAASTLTHLRQMGIEQIVMITGDNERTAHSVAQSVGIDQVFAELLPEDKLDVIRNLQKKYHTVAMVGDGINDAPALAQASVGIAMGVAGSDVALETADIILMADKLEKMAIAIKLGRRSQSIVKQNIVVALGFIALLLVGNFFGNINLPLGVIGHEGSTVLVTLSGLRLLK, from the coding sequence ATGCTTTACCCCCAGCGTTTTAACCAATTCACCACAGAACACTCAGACACCTTAGCCGCCCTACTTTGCGGGGTGCTGCTATTTTTGGGATGGTTTGCCTTACATCTAGGTTGGCTAGGATGGGCTTTACTACTGTTACCGGCTGCTTATGTCATTGGTGGCTACGACAGCGCGCGTGAGGGACTAACGACGCTGATTAAAGAAAAAGAACTGGATGTAGATTTACTGATGATTGTGGCGGCTGTGGGTGCAGCTAGTTTGGGTTTGTGGCGGCGGGAATACCACTTAATTATTGATGGGGCAATTTTAATTCTCATCTTTGCTATCAGTGGTGCATTGGAAGGTTACGCGATGCGGCGAACTGAGAGGAGTATCCGCAGTTTGATGAGTTTGACACCAGATACAGCTAGGGTTTTACAACAGGGAGAAGAAGCAACTATTCCTATTAGCCAGCTGCAAGTCGGTGATGAAATTGTCGTGAAACCCGGTGAATTGATTCCTACTGATGGCATCATTGTTTCTGGTTACAGCACCATCAATCAAGCAGCGATTACCGGGGAATCTTTACCCATAGAAAAGACGGTGGGTGAAGAAGTCTTTGCGGGGACAATTAATGGTTACGGTGCATTGCAGTTGAAGTTACACAAACCAGCCGCCAGCAGTTTAATTCAGCGCGTGATTCGATTGGTGGAACAAGCCCAAACAGAAGCACCGCCTTCTCAGGAGTTTATTGAAAAATTTGAAAGGGGATATGCCAAAGTTATCGTCATTGCTGGGGTATTACTAGCAACTTTACCGCCGTTTGTCTGGGGTTGGGACTGGGAAACTACAATTTATCGGGCTTTGACTTTTTTAGTGGTGGCTTCTCCCTGTGCATTAATGGCAGCCATTATGCCCACATTATTATCTGGGATTGCCAATGGTGCAAGACAGGGCATTTTATTTAAAAATGGCGCACAGTTAGAGAAGATTGGGAAAGTGAGAGCGATCGCCTTCGATAAAACTGGTACTCTTACTACAGGACAAGTACAAGTATCCCAAGTTCTCACCACGAGTAAATACACAGAACAAGATGTCCTCATAGCCGCCGCCGCTTTGGAATCTTCTTCAGAACACCCGATTGGTCAAGCTATCACCCAGGCGGCTAGTAATTTGGACTGGGTACGGGCTATTGAGGTACAAGCCATACCTGGACAGGGCATTTTTGGCACAGTTAACAATCAACAAATTATTGTCGGGAATGGGGCTTTTGTACAGCAGTATGTTGTCCAATTACCAGGGGAATTACTAGAAAAAGTGGCATCTTTGGAACAAGAAGGTAATACTGTGGTTTGGGTGGCGCAGAATCCCGCCCCGTTGATGGAGGGGTTCTTGGAAGTAATGGGTGCGATCGCACTTGCAGATACAATTAGAGCAGAGGCAGCTAGCACTCTCACCCATTTACGGCAAATGGGAATAGAACAAATTGTCATGATTACTGGTGATAACGAACGCACCGCCCATAGTGTCGCCCAATCTGTAGGGATTGATCAAGTATTTGCCGAACTACTACCAGAAGATAAATTAGATGTGATTCGCAACTTACAGAAAAAATATCACACAGTCGCAATGGTAGGGGATGGGATTAATGATGCACCAGCTTTAGCTCAAGCCTCTGTAGGGATTGCAATGGGAGTAGCCGGTAGTGATGTCGCCTTAGAAACCGCAGATATCATATTAATGGCAGACAAACTAGAGAAAATGGCGATAGCCATCAAATTAGGCAGGCGATCGCAAAGTATAGTTAAACAAAATATAGTCGTTGCTTTAGGGTTTATTGCTTTGCTTTTAGTCGGTAACTTTTTCGGCAACATTAACCTACCTCTCGGTGTTATTGGACACGAAGGCTCTACGGTGTTAGTTACTTTGAGTGGGCTAAGATTACTAAAGTAG
- a CDS encoding 3'-5' exonuclease: MTRYRNYVMNLNQYDYFLVLDLEATCCDKGSIKRQEMEIIEIGSVMVEAQTLMVIDEFQTFIKPVRYPVLTDFCKLLTSITQTQVDNAPGYVEAIAMLKQWLSKYPNAVFGSWGDYDRNQFKQDSKFHNVPFPIAYPHINLKQQFSDAQGLPKRYGMAQALQLVGIELEGTHHRGIDDARNIAKLLPWILKQKNCSDIRL, from the coding sequence ATGACTCGCTACCGCAATTACGTGATGAACTTGAATCAATATGACTATTTTCTAGTCCTCGATTTGGAAGCAACTTGTTGTGACAAAGGAAGCATCAAACGACAGGAGATGGAAATCATCGAAATTGGATCTGTCATGGTTGAAGCGCAAACTCTGATGGTAATCGATGAGTTTCAAACTTTTATTAAACCTGTTCGCTATCCTGTACTCACGGATTTCTGTAAATTATTGACCTCGATTACTCAGACACAAGTGGATAATGCTCCCGGATATGTGGAGGCGATCGCTATGCTCAAACAATGGCTGTCTAAATATCCGAATGCTGTGTTTGGTTCGTGGGGAGACTATGATCGAAACCAGTTTAAACAAGATAGCAAATTTCACAATGTTCCTTTTCCTATTGCTTATCCTCATATCAATCTCAAACAACAGTTTAGTGATGCCCAAGGCTTACCCAAACGATACGGTATGGCACAAGCGTTACAACTGGTAGGCATAGAATTGGAAGGGACGCATCATCGTGGCATTGATGATGCTAGAAATATTGCCAAACTGTTGCCTTGGATTTTGAAGCAAAAAAATTGTAGTGACATTCGATTATAA
- a CDS encoding DUF3134 domain-containing protein, with product MVKQSNPGLHEEPRYQPAPIIPLKQEESLLDWLQNTGRLVSYPSVDYSYEDEVEEDEEVAELVDAFDFEAEEVEELEI from the coding sequence ATGGTGAAACAGTCTAACCCAGGTCTCCACGAAGAACCTCGTTACCAACCAGCACCTATAATTCCTCTTAAACAAGAGGAATCTTTACTCGATTGGTTGCAAAATACAGGTCGATTAGTGTCTTACCCATCTGTTGACTACTCTTACGAAGATGAGGTAGAAGAAGACGAAGAAGTGGCGGAACTTGTGGATGCTTTTGACTTTGAAGCGGAAGAAGTTGAAGAATTAGAAATATAA
- the argC gene encoding N-acetyl-gamma-glutamyl-phosphate reductase: MNKPKIFIDGESGTTGLQIYSRLNQRDDIELVSIEASKRKETTERAKIINSVDVVILCLPDDAAREAVGLVINNTVKILDASTAYRTAADWVYGFPELNPGQREKIANAQFVSNPGCYPTGFLACIRPLIAQGIIPNNFPLTINAVSGYSGGGKNLIQKYDTFHEQQKGSTPLYPYGIYGLQFGHKHVKEMHQHAGLVSPPLFVPAVGDFEQGMLVQIPLPLWTLENPPTGEAIYRAIAEYYAGEKFVQVAPFQDTALLREGTFLDAMAINNTNIVQVFVFANDATQEALLVARLDNLGKGASGAAVQNLNIMLGVPEDLGLI, translated from the coding sequence ATGAATAAACCTAAAATTTTCATTGACGGAGAATCAGGAACTACAGGCTTACAAATTTACTCGCGCCTCAACCAAAGGGATGACATTGAGTTAGTTAGCATTGAAGCATCTAAACGAAAAGAGACCACTGAGCGAGCAAAAATCATCAATTCCGTCGATGTAGTAATTCTCTGTCTTCCTGATGATGCAGCCCGCGAAGCAGTTGGCTTAGTAATTAATAATACAGTTAAAATCCTGGATGCTAGTACCGCCTATCGCACGGCGGCGGATTGGGTTTATGGTTTTCCAGAACTGAACCCAGGACAGCGAGAAAAAATAGCCAATGCTCAGTTTGTCAGCAATCCTGGCTGTTATCCTACAGGATTTTTGGCTTGTATTCGTCCGTTAATAGCTCAAGGAATTATCCCTAATAATTTTCCCCTGACGATTAATGCAGTATCTGGCTACTCTGGTGGCGGTAAGAATTTAATCCAAAAGTACGATACCTTTCACGAACAGCAAAAAGGCTCAACTCCACTTTATCCCTATGGTATTTATGGTTTGCAGTTTGGACATAAACACGTCAAAGAAATGCACCAGCACGCTGGTTTAGTATCGCCGCCGTTATTTGTTCCAGCAGTTGGGGATTTTGAACAGGGAATGTTAGTACAAATACCTTTGCCTTTATGGACTTTAGAGAATCCCCCAACAGGTGAAGCAATTTATCGTGCGATCGCAGAATACTACGCAGGTGAAAAGTTTGTCCAGGTAGCCCCATTCCAAGATACAGCCTTGCTTAGAGAAGGAACTTTCTTGGATGCGATGGCGATAAACAACACTAACATTGTGCAGGTGTTCGTTTTCGCCAATGACGCGACCCAAGAAGCCTTATTAGTAGCGCGTCTCGACAACCTCGGTAAAGGTGCATCAGGCGCAGCCGTACAAAATCTTAATATTATGCTGGGTGTTCCAGAAGATTTGGGACTAATTTAA
- a CDS encoding precorrin-8X methylmutase codes for MNAGCLTIKELTEAVGGGITPRMVRHYHELGLLPQPERSPSNYRLYTEKDVMRLQKIVALKQQGFQINHIRQILEIHPETDTNSHLMAQLQQQYRAVMQQIAQLRQTASALEGLLGRDRHCQTMQSEVLAQVKLLDVETQAGLGSLAKLWSGLDAEVHNHSEVFGESLQHLLPDLSNRSEIEQHLISQMVLACGDVSLVSFVKVGKDAIAASRAALSSGCEIVVDIPTIAAAVDQTRLVHLGCRVTTLIDNPHVSTVTEAELEFWQHQQWRERLEQASFGCILVIGYAPSVLLEACTLINQQKIQPSLVIGMPIGFSHAPAAKRQLMQQDVPYITIEGTIGGGLLAATALNALVESLIEKPDCHCYLGNS; via the coding sequence ATGAATGCTGGTTGCTTGACGATTAAAGAACTGACGGAAGCGGTGGGAGGTGGAATTACTCCCCGAATGGTGCGACATTACCATGAATTAGGGTTACTACCACAGCCTGAGCGATCGCCAAGTAACTATCGTCTCTATACTGAAAAAGATGTGATGAGGCTACAAAAAATTGTCGCCCTGAAGCAACAAGGCTTTCAAATCAACCACATCCGCCAAATTTTGGAAATACATCCAGAAACCGACACCAATAGTCATTTAATGGCACAGTTGCAACAGCAATATCGGGCAGTCATGCAGCAAATTGCCCAACTGCGCCAAACAGCCTCAGCTTTAGAAGGATTATTAGGACGCGATCGCCATTGTCAAACCATGCAATCAGAAGTCTTGGCACAAGTCAAGTTACTAGACGTAGAAACTCAAGCCGGTTTGGGAAGTTTGGCAAAGCTTTGGAGTGGGTTAGATGCAGAAGTTCACAACCACTCAGAAGTTTTTGGAGAATCTTTACAACACTTGCTACCTGACTTATCGAACCGTTCCGAGATCGAACAACATCTAATTTCTCAGATGGTTTTAGCCTGTGGTGATGTTAGTTTAGTATCTTTTGTCAAGGTTGGTAAAGATGCAATTGCGGCTAGTCGTGCAGCCCTAAGTTCTGGTTGTGAGATTGTCGTTGATATCCCCACCATTGCGGCGGCTGTAGATCAAACAAGATTAGTTCATCTGGGTTGTCGAGTCACAACTTTAATTGATAACCCCCACGTTTCTACTGTCACAGAAGCGGAACTAGAATTTTGGCAGCATCAACAATGGCGAGAAAGATTAGAACAAGCTAGCTTTGGCTGTATTTTAGTGATTGGTTATGCTCCTTCAGTGCTATTAGAAGCTTGTACACTGATTAACCAGCAAAAAATTCAACCTTCCCTAGTCATTGGAATGCCGATTGGTTTTAGTCATGCGCCAGCCGCTAAACGCCAACTTATGCAACAAGATGTACCCTATATTACTATCGAGGGGACTATTGGTGGCGGGTTGCTAGCGGCGACTGCGCTCAATGCTCTAGTAGAGTCATTGATTGAAAAACCAGATTGTCATTGTTATCTTGGGAATTCTTAA
- a CDS encoding potassium channel family protein — MLLSRKQTEFYLTDLETPIGKAINLTIATLVLLSSGIFVVQTYNIADDLRLQLDLIDKIILIIFAIEYALRLWSAEHKINYLLSFYAIVDLMAILPFFIGLVDISFIRLLRWFRILRLIRFIDKKFLFGTISTEDGIIFIRILFTLFAIIFVYSGLIYQVEHPVNPSVYKTFLDAFYFSVVTMTTVGFGDVTPISELGRLLTVLMILTGVTLIPWQVGDLIKGLVKNASQIEIICVSCGLAFHDRDAEFCKRCGTKLPNK, encoded by the coding sequence ATGTTGCTGAGTAGAAAACAAACGGAATTTTACTTAACAGACCTAGAAACGCCTATTGGTAAAGCAATTAATTTAACAATTGCTACCTTAGTTTTACTGTCATCAGGAATTTTTGTAGTACAAACATATAATATAGCTGATGATCTGCGCTTACAGTTGGATCTAATAGATAAAATTATATTGATAATTTTTGCTATAGAATATGCCCTGAGATTATGGAGTGCAGAACATAAAATTAATTATCTTTTGAGTTTTTATGCAATTGTTGACCTAATGGCTATTTTGCCATTTTTTATTGGATTAGTAGATATTAGTTTTATTCGCTTACTGCGGTGGTTTAGAATTTTACGTTTAATTAGATTTATCGATAAAAAATTTTTATTTGGCACTATTAGCACAGAAGACGGCATAATTTTTATTCGGATATTATTTACATTATTTGCCATCATATTTGTTTATTCTGGGCTAATTTATCAAGTAGAACATCCTGTAAATCCCTCAGTTTACAAAACTTTTTTGGATGCTTTTTACTTCTCGGTTGTGACCATGACAACTGTTGGCTTTGGTGATGTTACACCAATTTCGGAATTAGGGCGATTGTTGACAGTTTTGATGATTTTGACTGGCGTTACTCTCATCCCTTGGCAAGTAGGAGATTTAATTAAGGGGTTAGTTAAAAATGCTAGTCAAATAGAAATAATTTGTGTAAGTTGTGGTTTGGCATTTCACGATAGAGATGCGGAGTTTTGTAAACGGTGTGGAACTAAGTTACCTAATAAGTAG
- a CDS encoding DUF4912 domain-containing protein, translating to MWQQEKQDSGIVRLALLLALTTSSVATNLLMSVPVLAQSGTETPSFPLPQTVADGTMVKIDDSSGFAAFNQNLQQSFEQNFSGTKVAIAANGTEAAIQALLDGQIDIAAIGRGLTPEEKAQGLEQARLHREKIAIIVGADNPFKGSLTDRQFASIFQGRITRWSRLGAANGRIRVIDRPDNSGTREALSNYPVFRGTKFATGSNATQIAQDDTAEIVKQLGKDGISYARANQVSKIPGVRVLKLHDTLPDDPKYPFSQPFVYVYKKNPSPNVAAFLGFALAPQGQQAIEAARTAEAEAIAKGESSAFLTATNPETTPEATTSPTTEPTPATTSPTAEVTPAPLTVTTPPPTNTPFLDSNNTSTVTNITQPSVIAPPDNPQTDGRNLLWWLLLPIGAIGGSLMWFMRRPSASGEESTVIDSDSANPADADKVFPMGDTTTDKSSDIKDKVAQTPLPLPPELEQSPWDMEAPAAIVNTSYPQIVETAKTENVTNETSELVNTPEVVSSEPNIETEVTATPEIQTSIWAMAEEPENHDQEELSTPAVIDEERELAGDFNTELPQPDATNIESIFDQSEAITEDAIANLPDVTPGNLDTTDEQIEWTGEPQFDATNVDIDSLFDDPDTNTELFTPTSFDVDGEDLPTLPPQLAEIPEDALNLVADEAEPTDYETLEETEDSPASNLENLAGSAAAIGLGIGAAAGIYAIQDTTQPETTDTTVENLPTVDVVSTNDTDDDEESSILLKPRSPEWGYVSWYVSQNHLQQLRDDGVSKLVLRLYDVTEIDLSYQDPYLVQQHEYEPDITDSYVSIPESDRNYLVEIGYITAGDNWVKIARSDVVRVFSPPYTENLVVDDSIGDEESQIFFNSRTPKWAYVSWEISQTRQQLLHDAGISQLALRLHDVTNIDLSYQTPQLIQQYECEEIIRDRYIAIPHSDRDYMVEIGYFADGERWVNIARSPNVHVFSRPYGDFWFVADAELIIHGATEPGATVNIAGKPITLKSDGTFHLRVPFSEELIDYLITVSAANGKQTTSLHKKFSQETLES from the coding sequence ATGTGGCAACAAGAAAAACAAGATAGTGGGATAGTCCGTCTGGCATTATTGCTAGCCTTAACTACCTCTTCCGTAGCAACAAACCTTTTGATGTCAGTCCCTGTGCTGGCACAATCTGGCACTGAAACACCCTCTTTCCCCTTACCACAAACAGTGGCAGATGGAACTATGGTGAAGATTGATGATTCTAGTGGCTTTGCTGCCTTTAATCAAAACTTGCAACAGAGTTTTGAGCAAAATTTCTCTGGTACAAAAGTGGCAATTGCAGCCAATGGAACAGAAGCGGCGATTCAGGCTCTGTTAGATGGACAAATTGACATAGCCGCAATTGGTCGAGGTCTGACTCCAGAAGAAAAAGCTCAAGGTTTGGAACAAGCCCGATTGCATCGAGAAAAGATTGCGATCATAGTAGGAGCAGACAATCCTTTTAAGGGCAGCTTGACTGATAGACAATTTGCCAGCATTTTCCAGGGAAGAATTACCAGATGGTCACGATTGGGAGCTGCAAACGGTAGGATTCGGGTAATTGATCGCCCAGATAATAGCGGCACACGGGAAGCATTAAGTAACTATCCAGTGTTCCGAGGCACTAAGTTTGCTACAGGCTCGAATGCTACCCAAATAGCACAGGATGACACCGCAGAAATTGTTAAACAACTGGGTAAGGATGGAATTAGCTATGCCAGAGCTAATCAAGTATCAAAAATCCCTGGTGTGCGTGTTCTGAAGTTACATGACACATTACCAGATGATCCGAAGTATCCTTTTTCTCAGCCTTTTGTTTACGTTTACAAAAAAAATCCCAGTCCTAACGTAGCAGCCTTTCTAGGATTTGCTTTAGCTCCTCAAGGACAGCAGGCTATAGAAGCAGCAAGAACAGCTGAGGCGGAAGCGATCGCCAAAGGCGAATCATCAGCATTTTTAACAGCTACTAATCCTGAAACTACACCAGAGGCGACTACTTCCCCTACCACAGAACCCACACCAGCCACTACTTCCCCTACAGCAGAAGTTACCCCTGCGCCCTTGACGGTCACTACACCACCGCCTACTAATACTCCATTTTTGGATAGTAATAACACCTCTACGGTAACTAACATCACTCAGCCATCAGTGATAGCACCCCCCGACAATCCCCAGACGGATGGACGAAACTTGTTGTGGTGGTTGTTGTTACCCATAGGTGCTATTGGTGGATCGTTAATGTGGTTTATGCGCCGACCCTCAGCATCTGGGGAAGAATCGACTGTGATTGATTCAGATTCAGCAAATCCAGCCGATGCAGACAAAGTTTTCCCGATGGGAGATACGACCACAGACAAAAGTTCAGACATCAAAGATAAGGTAGCTCAAACTCCCCTACCGCTACCGCCTGAATTAGAGCAATCCCCTTGGGATATGGAAGCACCAGCTGCTATTGTCAACACTTCCTATCCGCAAATCGTAGAAACTGCTAAAACTGAAAATGTGACAAATGAGACTTCAGAATTAGTAAATACTCCAGAAGTCGTATCGAGTGAGCCAAATATTGAAACGGAAGTTACAGCTACCCCAGAGATACAAACTAGCATCTGGGCTATGGCTGAAGAGCCAGAAAATCACGATCAAGAGGAATTATCAACACCAGCAGTTATAGATGAGGAGAGGGAATTAGCTGGTGATTTCAATACAGAATTACCCCAGCCAGATGCAACCAATATAGAGTCTATATTTGACCAGTCGGAAGCTATCACTGAAGACGCGATCGCTAATCTACCAGATGTGACCCCCGGCAATTTAGATACGACAGATGAGCAGATAGAATGGACGGGCGAACCCCAATTTGACGCAACCAATGTTGATATTGACTCGCTATTTGACGACCCAGACACTAATACTGAGTTATTTACACCAACATCATTCGATGTAGATGGGGAAGATTTACCTACTCTTCCACCCCAGTTGGCTGAGATTCCTGAAGATGCGTTGAATTTGGTAGCTGATGAGGCTGAACCAACCGATTATGAAACACTTGAAGAAACAGAAGATAGTCCTGCAAGTAATTTAGAAAATTTAGCTGGTAGTGCAGCAGCCATCGGTTTAGGAATTGGGGCGGCGGCTGGTATTTATGCAATTCAGGACACTACCCAACCAGAAACAACAGATACCACAGTAGAAAATTTACCCACGGTGGATGTAGTATCTACCAACGACACAGATGACGATGAAGAGAGCAGTATTCTTCTGAAACCCCGTAGTCCTGAATGGGGTTATGTGTCTTGGTATGTTTCTCAGAACCATCTCCAGCAACTGCGAGATGATGGTGTTTCAAAGTTAGTATTGCGACTGTATGATGTGACAGAAATTGACTTGAGTTATCAAGACCCCTATTTAGTACAGCAGCATGAATATGAACCAGACATCACTGATAGCTATGTATCAATTCCAGAGAGCGATCGCAATTATCTAGTAGAAATTGGTTATATCACAGCAGGCGATAACTGGGTGAAAATTGCTCGTTCCGATGTTGTGCGTGTCTTCAGTCCTCCTTATACAGAAAACCTAGTTGTAGATGACTCGATAGGAGATGAAGAAAGTCAGATTTTCTTTAACTCTCGCACTCCTAAATGGGCTTATGTCTCCTGGGAAATTTCCCAGACGCGTCAACAACTGCTACATGATGCTGGTATCTCTCAATTAGCATTACGGCTGCATGATGTCACTAATATCGACCTGAGTTATCAAACTCCCCAACTCATACAGCAATATGAGTGTGAGGAAATTATTCGCGATCGCTATATAGCAATTCCCCATAGCGATCGTGATTACATGGTAGAAATTGGCTACTTTGCTGATGGGGAACGTTGGGTAAATATAGCGCGTTCACCGAATGTTCATGTCTTCAGTCGTCCCTACGGAGACTTTTGGTTTGTGGCTGATGCTGAGTTAATTATCCACGGAGCAACAGAACCAGGTGCAACAGTCAATATAGCTGGTAAACCTATCACACTTAAATCAGATGGGACATTCCATTTGCGTGTTCCCTTCTCAGAAGAGTTAATTGATTACCTTATCACCGTATCTGCGGCTAATGGGAAACAAACTACTAGTCTGCACAAGAAGTTCTCTCAGGAAACTTTGGAAAGTTAG
- a CDS encoding nucleoside deaminase encodes MNQEYFMRLAIEEAKQGDAPYGAVIIHDNQVVATAHNTVGRDCDPSAHAEINVIRRLTSQINNFSLEGYSIYTTGEPCPMCAAACVWSGLAEIVYGASIADLISINQAQINITCEEVIAKSFRNIRVTKGVLRQECLNLFT; translated from the coding sequence ATGAACCAAGAATATTTTATGCGTCTAGCAATTGAGGAAGCCAAACAGGGAGATGCACCTTATGGCGCGGTCATTATTCATGATAATCAAGTTGTGGCAACAGCACACAATACTGTCGGTAGAGATTGCGACCCTTCTGCTCATGCGGAAATTAATGTTATTCGCCGTTTAACAAGTCAAATCAACAACTTTTCCTTAGAAGGTTATAGCATATATACCACTGGTGAACCTTGCCCTATGTGTGCAGCAGCTTGCGTTTGGAGCGGTTTGGCTGAAATTGTCTATGGTGCTTCAATTGCGGATTTAATTTCGATTAATCAGGCACAAATTAATATTACTTGTGAAGAAGTGATTGCGAAATCATTTAGAAACATCCGAGTTACCAAGGGTGTGCTAAGACAGGAATGTTTGAATTTATTTACCTAA